A window from Thioclava sp. GXIMD2076 encodes these proteins:
- a CDS encoding YaiI/YqxD family protein produces the protein MTIYVDADACPVKAEVERVGSRHSVSMKIVSNGGIRPSQNPLIETIVVDAGPDVADMWIAERAGRGDVVITNDIPLAAKCVAAGAQVLRHDGEALTDNNVGQALAMRDLMTDMRAADPFLQGRNKGFTKADRSRFLDALERALRKAGR, from the coding sequence ATGACGATCTATGTCGATGCCGATGCCTGTCCGGTCAAGGCGGAGGTCGAGCGTGTCGGCAGCCGCCACAGCGTATCTATGAAGATCGTCTCGAACGGCGGCATCCGGCCCTCGCAGAACCCGCTGATCGAGACGATCGTCGTGGATGCCGGTCCCGATGTGGCCGATATGTGGATTGCCGAGCGCGCGGGCCGCGGTGATGTCGTGATTACCAACGATATCCCGCTGGCAGCCAAATGCGTAGCGGCGGGCGCACAGGTGCTGCGCCATGACGGCGAGGCGCTCACCGACAACAATGTGGGTCAGGCGCTCGCCATGCGCGATCTGATGACCGACATGCGCGCCGCCGACCCATTCCTGCAGGGCCGCAACAAGGGCTTCACCAAAGCCGATCGTTCGCGGTTTCTCGATGCGCTTGAGCGCGCTCTGCGCAAGGCCGGACGCTGA
- the hemA gene encoding 5-aminolevulinate synthase: MNYDQALDTAINRLHEEGRYRVFIDLEREKGAYPKAVWTKEDGTKKDITIWCGNDYLGMGQHPVVLAAMHEALDATGAGSGGTRNISGTTVYHKRLEAELADLHRTEAALVFSSAYTANDGTLSTLRNIFPGLIIYSDELNHASMIEGIRRGGGAKRIFRHNDLAHLRELLQADDPATPKLIAFESVYSMDGDFGPIKEICDLAKEFNALTYLDEVHAVGMYGPRGAGYAEAIGETRIDMFNGTLGKAFGVFGGYVAASAKMVDAIRSYAPGFIFTTSLPPVVAAGAAASIAFLKTAEGQALRDKQQEHARILKTRLKAMGLPFIDRGSHIVPVHVGNPKHCKALSDMLLEEFGVYVQPINYPTVPRGTERLRFTPSPVHSLKEIDGLVRALDKLWARCELNRAEMAG; the protein is encoded by the coding sequence ATGAATTACGATCAGGCTTTGGATACGGCGATCAACCGGCTTCACGAGGAAGGCCGTTATCGCGTTTTTATCGACCTGGAGCGTGAGAAGGGCGCCTATCCGAAGGCCGTCTGGACCAAAGAGGATGGGACCAAGAAGGATATCACCATCTGGTGCGGCAATGACTATCTGGGCATGGGGCAACATCCGGTTGTTCTGGCTGCGATGCATGAGGCGCTCGATGCCACCGGCGCCGGTTCGGGCGGAACGCGCAATATCTCGGGCACAACCGTTTACCACAAGCGCCTCGAGGCCGAACTGGCCGATCTGCACCGGACCGAGGCCGCGCTCGTTTTCTCCTCGGCCTACACCGCCAATGACGGCACACTCTCGACCCTGCGCAATATCTTCCCCGGTCTGATCATCTATTCCGACGAGCTGAACCATGCCTCGATGATCGAGGGGATCCGTCGTGGTGGCGGCGCCAAGCGCATCTTCCGCCACAACGATCTGGCCCATCTGCGTGAGCTGCTGCAGGCCGATGATCCGGCAACTCCCAAGCTGATCGCCTTCGAGTCGGTCTATTCGATGGATGGGGATTTCGGTCCGATCAAGGAGATCTGTGATCTGGCGAAGGAATTCAACGCCCTGACCTATCTCGACGAGGTCCATGCCGTGGGTATGTATGGCCCGCGTGGGGCAGGCTATGCCGAAGCCATCGGCGAGACCCGTATCGACATGTTCAATGGCACGCTGGGCAAGGCGTTCGGGGTGTTCGGTGGCTATGTCGCGGCGTCGGCGAAAATGGTGGATGCAATCCGCTCCTACGCGCCGGGCTTCATCTTCACGACCTCTCTGCCACCGGTTGTGGCAGCAGGCGCTGCGGCCTCGATCGCGTTCCTCAAAACCGCCGAGGGTCAGGCACTGCGCGACAAGCAGCAGGAACATGCCCGCATCCTGAAGACCCGCCTGAAGGCGATGGGGCTCCCCTTCATCGACCGTGGCAGCCATATCGTGCCGGTCCACGTCGGAAATCCCAAACATTGCAAGGCTCTGTCGGACATGCTGCTCGAAGAGTTCGGCGTCTATGTGCAGCCGATCAACTACCCGACGGTTCCGCGCGGCACCGAGCGGCTGCGGTTCACACCCTCCCCCGTGCACTCCCTCAAGGAGATCGACGGGCTGGTGCGGGCGCTCGATAAGCTCTGGGCGCGTTGTGAGCTAAATCGTGCCGAAATGGCAGGTTAA
- a CDS encoding dipeptidase, giving the protein MSVDAVLNRVDTDLDNAMNRLMELLRIQSISTDPAYTPEVTKAAEWLKKDLESIGFKTEVRPTPGHPMVVARNEGQGPHLLFYGHYDVQPVDPLNLWNTPPFEPQIEDTPKGKVIRGRGASDDKGQLMTFIEACRAYKDETGSLPFNITIFFEGEEESGSPSLVPFMKENAAELTADLALICDTGMVSPGVPTIAGSLRGMLKEEFTLKGPRIDLHSGFYGGPALNPLREISKLIASLHDETGRVAVEGFYEGVPEVPAEQLEMWKNCGFDEAAYLGGVGLTKAHGEEGYSTLEQQWSRPTVEINGLWGGYQGTGSKTVIPAEAHVKITCRLVGDMDPADVRAKLRKHLEARVPQDAEIHWDTSLDGAKAAFMDTSRPEFEKARLALTDEWDREAVITGMGGSIPIAGYFKEILGMDAMLIGFANEDDAIHSPNEKYDVKSFHKGIRSWVRILDRLQG; this is encoded by the coding sequence ATGTCAGTGGATGCCGTCCTCAACCGGGTCGATACCGATCTCGATAATGCCATGAACCGTCTGATGGAGCTGTTGCGTATCCAGTCGATCTCGACCGATCCGGCCTATACGCCCGAGGTCACCAAGGCCGCAGAATGGTTAAAGAAAGACCTTGAATCCATTGGTTTTAAAACAGAAGTGCGCCCGACCCCCGGTCATCCGATGGTGGTGGCCCGCAATGAAGGCCAAGGGCCGCATCTGCTGTTTTACGGCCATTACGATGTGCAGCCCGTCGATCCGCTGAATCTGTGGAACACACCCCCCTTCGAGCCGCAGATCGAGGACACGCCCAAGGGTAAGGTGATCCGTGGCCGTGGGGCTTCCGATGACAAGGGTCAGCTGATGACCTTTATCGAGGCCTGCCGCGCCTATAAGGACGAGACGGGCTCGCTGCCGTTCAACATCACGATCTTCTTCGAGGGCGAGGAAGAATCAGGCTCGCCCTCGCTCGTGCCCTTCATGAAAGAGAACGCCGCCGAACTGACCGCCGATCTGGCGCTGATCTGCGATACCGGCATGGTCTCGCCGGGCGTGCCCACCATCGCGGGCAGCCTGCGCGGCATGCTGAAAGAGGAATTCACCCTCAAGGGCCCGCGCATCGACCTGCATTCGGGCTTCTATGGCGGCCCCGCGCTGAACCCGCTGCGCGAGATCTCGAAACTCATCGCCTCGCTGCATGACGAGACCGGCCGCGTGGCGGTCGAGGGCTTCTATGAAGGCGTGCCCGAAGTTCCGGCCGAGCAGCTCGAGATGTGGAAGAACTGCGGCTTCGACGAGGCGGCCTATCTGGGTGGTGTCGGCCTGACCAAGGCGCATGGCGAAGAGGGTTATTCGACGCTCGAGCAGCAATGGTCGCGTCCGACCGTCGAGATCAACGGTCTGTGGGGCGGCTATCAGGGCACGGGCTCCAAGACTGTGATCCCCGCCGAGGCGCATGTGAAGATCACTTGCCGTCTGGTAGGCGATATGGACCCCGCCGATGTGCGCGCCAAGCTGCGCAAACATCTCGAGGCCCGCGTCCCGCAGGATGCCGAGATCCACTGGGATACGAGCCTTGATGGCGCAAAGGCCGCCTTCATGGATACCTCCCGCCCCGAATTCGAGAAAGCGCGCCTTGCGCTGACCGACGAATGGGATCGCGAGGCGGTGATCACCGGTATGGGGGGCTCGATCCCGATTGCGGGCTATTTCAAGGAGATTCTCGGTATGGATGCGATGCTGATCGGCTTTGCCAACGAGGATGACGCGATCCATAGCCCCAACGAGAAATATGACGTGAAGAGCTTCCATAAAGGCATCCGGTCCTGGGTGCGGATCCTGGACCGTCTGCAAGGCTGA